A single genomic interval of Helianthus annuus cultivar XRQ/B chromosome 6, HanXRQr2.0-SUNRISE, whole genome shotgun sequence harbors:
- the LOC118479589 gene encoding PKS-NRPS hybrid synthetase CHGG_01239-like yields MSSFWKDNYFGNRYSNDTWGSNAANEEEEVVSGVPVNQETQLPDLNKTPTPPVDEPNYPAHQVCPDYGYGYESPYVQQSGYGVENAPVDEPYYPSQQSYPGYGVYGDEGGYGSYSGYGGDGGYGGEGGYSGYGGYGGYDRYGGDGGYSGYGGEGGYSVYDRSRDEVGYGGYEEHGGYGYESRNTSLYEPSTPGNPFQVNERFMSLTDLKNWVQETGKDNGYVIVTRRSKNIGGTTGMVWLVCDRSGEHRSKATVRKAGSKKIGCPFSLLAIRDVMNDTWELKVDCANHNHEPTTSLLGHAFVRRFTKAEYKLVEQLTAQNMEPRIIFQTLRKQFPDSLHVQKDVQNAVQKIRATIMDGKNPIQALESLLHDRRFIYDTRQDPKTDVVTEIFFVHPYSITMWRAFPHVMLIDATYKTNLYNMPFVQVVGMTSTGKSFCIAHAVICKERRGNYVWVLERIKSILHECMMPRVIVTDRELALINACSKVFPNAKRLLCHFHIQQNIARKCKSGFDKEDWGKFMSYWRTLCESSSEAMYKYNLEKMYNRLVVANRESKCSFNKRLTQSIIFHTRFYISLFYFYRCL; encoded by the exons atgtcatcattttggaaggataattatttcggtaatcgttattctaacgacacatggggatcaaatgctgccaatgaggaggaggaggttgtgtctggagTCCCTGTTAATCAAGAAACACAGTTGCCAGACTTGAACAAGACTCCCactccacctgttgatgaaccaaattacccggcgcatcaagtgtgtccagattacggatacgggtatgaatctccgtacgtgcaacaaagtggatacggtgttgagaatgcacctgttgatgaaccatattacccgTCGCAGCAATCGTATCCGGGTTATGGGGTATACGGGGATGAAGGTGGATACGGAAGTTACAGTGGAtacggtggtgatggtggatacgggggtgaaggtggttaCAGTGGATATGGGGGCTACGGTGGATACGATAGATATGGGGGTGACGGTGGTTAcagtggatacgggggtgaaggtggttaCAGTGTATACGATAGATCTAGGGATGAAgttggatacggtggatacgaagaacatggtggatatggtTATGAGTCCCGTAACACATCACTTTATGAACCATCTACCCCGGGCAATCCATTTCAAGTAAATGAG cgtttcatgtctctaactgatttgaagaattgggtacaagaaacGGGAAAGGATAATGGTTACGTAATTGTTACCCGCCGATCAAAAAATATTGGCGGTACTACTGGGATGGTATGGCTTGTGTGCGACCGTAGTGGTGAACACCGTAGTAAAGCAACAGTTAGGAAAGCTGGTAGCAAAAAAATCGGCTGCCCATTTTCATTACTCGCCATCCGGGACGTGATGAACGACACGTGGGAGTTAAAAGTGGACTGTGCGAACCATAACCACGAACCTACGACGAGTCTGTTGGGCCACGCTTTTGTGCGAAGATTTACTAAAGCCGAATACAAGCTAGTGGAGCAGCTAactgctcaaaacatggagccacgTATCATATTTCAAACCCTAAGAAAGCAGTTCCCCGACAGCCTGCACGTTCAGAAAGACGTGCAAAATGCGGTACAAAAAATTAGAGCGACAATAATGGACGGAAAGAATCCTATTCAGGCACTGGAAAGCCTGCTGCATGACCGCCGATTCATTTACGACACCCGACAAGATCCCAAAACAGATGTCGTAACAGAGATTTTCTTTGTTCATCCTTATTCAATCActatgtggcgtgcattcccgcaCGTGATGTTGATCGACGCGACCTACAAAACAAACCTCTACAACATGCCATTTGTCCAGGTTGTGGGTATGACGTCGACTGGGAAGTCTTTTTGTATCGCACATGCCGTTATTTGTAAAGAACGAAGGGGTAACTACGTGTGGGTGCTTGAGCGGATCAAGTCAATATTGCATGAATGTATGATGCCGCGTGTGATAGTCACGGATAGGGAGCTTGCCCTAATAAACGCGTGTTCTAAAGTATTCCCGAACGCAAAAAGGCTTCTATGCCACTTTCACATCCAACAAAATATAGCTAGAAAGTGCAAGTCAGGGTTCGATAAAGAAGATTGGGGGAAATTTATGTCGTACTGGCGGACATTGTGCGAATCTTCATCAGAGGCCATGTACAAGTACAACTTGGAGAAAATGTATAACCGACTCGTGGTTGCCAACCGAGAAAGTAAGTGTTCCTTCAACAAACGACTCACCCAATCTATTATATTTCACACACGCTTTtacatttcattattttatttttacaggTGTCTATGA
- the LOC110887800 gene encoding uncharacterized protein LOC110887800: MFVYAWTDKCRNFGQRTTNRVESQHANLKRYITCGSSLERIARCIIDIVETQYDEIQKSFTESIEKTMNHHRHRMLDNLRGKVSHEALDLLEKELLRKMDVLRKLNASCGCHMWLSKGLPCACRLENYTRTGRIIQLDEIDVFWRKLDLLPCKLVDEEVDIVAELNNVRQHLEAQSPVQQKSMLSKIKAVFTPKSSTKKPPIVQQNTRGRPTSKKVQERLDEAARLDQAARYSSCGEDSNVITASPKHRYDLPRHSSYVPSEGSRGTGSFVKSEKPKMQPNSSTSSKKKETRDDKVFPLIKGDEHLLCIKRFKNQIPSEFRSYISRIQDVTPDGHCGYRSVAVGLGFTEHAWPNIRRDLLLEIDHNKPRWKHVFETYNEGDFKRIRKSIEWHSVKGCDQSHWMEMAQVGLLIAQRYNIVLHMLSIEWSSTIFPLTDAPLDPRPQAITLIHVHGGHFIHAKLEGDYPMPLVNPMWSAHRSIAAKRWEEMYTPRLEHYYELMHPKSDRDKDREPSLNVIED, translated from the exons ATGTTCGTCTATGCGTGGACCGATAAGTGTCGCAACTTTGGTCAGCGCACCAccaacagagttgagagccagcACGCAAATTTAAAAAGATACATTACGTGCGGGAGTTCATTGGAGCGAATAGCAAGATGCATCATTGATATAGTTGAAACTCAGTACGATGAAATACAAAAAAGTTTCACTGAGAGCATCGAAAAAACGATGAACCACCACAGACACCGAATGTTGGACAACCTACGTGGAAAGGTTTCCCATGAAGCACTTGATTTGCTGGAAAAAGagctactgaggaagatggatgtgTTGCGGAAACTTAACGCATCATGTGGTTGCCATATGTGGCTTAGCAAAGGATTGCCGTGTGCTTGTAGGCTGGAAAACTACACACGTAcag GGCGTATAATACAACTCGACGAGATAGATGTATTCTGGCGTAAGCTTGACTTGCTCCCTTGTAAACTGGTAGACGAGGAGGTCGATATTGTAGCAGAGCTCAATAATGTGCGGCAACATTTAGAGGCGCAGTCCCCCGTTCAGCAAAAGAGTATGCTTTCAAAGATAAAAGCGGTTTTCACCCCGAAATCGTCAACCAAGAAACCACCGATCGTCCAGCAAAACACTCGCGGTCGGCCTACATCAAAGAAAGTACAAGAAAGGCTAGATGAAGCTGCGAGGTTAGACCAAGCTGCGAGATACAGCTCCTGTGGCGAGGACAGCAACGTAATTACCGCTTCCCCCAAGCATAGGTACGATTTACCCCGACACAGCTCATACGTACCGTCAGAGGGCTCTCGTGGAACTGGTTCGTTTGTGaagtctgaaaaacctaaaatgcAACCAAACAGTtcaacaagttctaaaaagaagGAGACGAGGGATGATAAGGTTTTTCCATTAATAAAGGGGGACGAGCACTTGTTATGCATTAAGAGGTTTAAGAATCAAATTCCATCAGAGTTTCGCTCTTACATATCGCGTATACAAGATGTGACCCCAGACGGTCATTGTGGGTACAGGTCTGTGGCTGTCGGGTTAGGTTTTACGGAACACGCATGGCCCAATATTCGAAGAGATTTACTACTGGAGATTGACCATAACAAACCGCGTTGGAAGCATGTATTCGAAACATATAACGAAGGAGACTTTAAACGAATACGTAAGAGCATCGAATGGCATTCAGTGAAAGGGTGCGATCAAAGTCACTGGATGGAAATGGCCCAGGTAGGGCTTCTCATAGCGCAAAGGTATAATATTGTCCTCCACATGCTAAGCATTGAATGGAGCTCTACCATCTTCCCATTAACGGATGCCCCACTAGATCCACGACCTCAAGCGATAACGCTTATACATGTTCACGGGGGACACTTCATACATGCTAAGTTGGAAGGAGACTACCCCATGCCTTTAGTGAACCCGATGTGGTCGGCACATCGATCAATAGCTGCGAAACGGTGGGAAGAAATGTATACACCGCGGTTAGAGCACTACTACGAGTTAATGCATCCTAAATCAGACCGAGATAAAGACAGAGAACCGAGTTTAAATGTTATCGAAGATTAA